The sequence GGCGCGAGGTCAGCCACGGGGCGCAGGGCCGTTCGGGCAAACAGAAACAGCAGGCAACCAACCTGAACAGCCAGCACAACGAGCCAGCCTGCCAGTAGAAAGAGAATCACAAGAACCGTAGCGGTGTTATCAAATGAGTACGTGGGGGAAACGGTCTGTAAAGATAGCGACGTACCTTTGCACTAAAGAGTGAAAGACCGAAAGAGTGACGGAGGGAGCACCGCACGGTTGCGATTGGTTCTGCCATGACTCGCCCTCTTTTCGGCCCCTTCGCTCCAGGCGGAATACCGCTTTGACTAGCTTATGACATTTACGATTGAACAGACTGATCCGCAGTCGCAGGCCCGCACGGGTACGTTGACGACGGATCACGGGGCCATTCAAACGCCCATTTTTATGCCCGTGGGCACAGCGGGGACGGTGAAGGCGGTGCATCAGCGCGAACTTGAAACCGACATCAACGCCCACATCATCCTCGGCAACACCTACCACCTCTACCTGCGCCCCGGCCTCGACGTGCTGCGGCAGGCGGGCGGGTTACACGGTTTCAACGGCTGGCAGCGCCCCATCCTGACCGACTCGGGCGGGTATCAGGTGTATTCGCTGTCGAATACGCGCAAGATCAAGGAAGAAGGCGTGACGTTCAAGTCGCACATCGACGGCTCGAAGCACACCTTCACGCCGGAAGGGGTCATGGACATTCAGCGCACGATCGGGGCCGATATTATGATGGCCTTCGACGAATGCACGCCCTACCCCTGCGATTACGCTTACGCCAAAGCCTCGATGGACATGACTCACCGCTGGCTCGACCGCTGCATCCGCCGATTCGACGAAACCGAAGGGCATTATGGCTATCAGCAATACCTGTTTCCGATCGTGCAGGGCAGCACGTACCCAGACCTGCGGCGGCAGTCGGCCGAGACGATCGCCAGTAAAGAACGGACCGGCAACGCCATCGGTGGTTTGGCCGTGGGCGAACCCGCCGAGGACATGTACAAGACCATCGACCTGGTCAACGAGATACTGCCGCGCGACAAGCCCCGTTACCTGATGGGCGTGGGTACGCCCGCCAACATCCTCGAAGCCATTGCGCTGGGCGTGGATATGTTCGACTGCGTGATGCCCACCCGCAACGCCCGGCATGGGCTGTTGTTTACCACGGCAGGCATCATCAACATCAAAAACGAGAAGTGGAGCCGCGATTTCAGCCCCATCGACGCCACCTTGGGGGGCTATGCGAGCACCTTTTACAGCAAAGCCTACCTGCGCCACCTCTTCAAAGCCGATGAACTGCTAGGCGGGCAAATCGCCTCGCTGCAAAACCTGACGTTTTACCTGTGGCTGGTTCGGCAGGCGCGCGCGCACATCGCAGCGGGTGATTTTGTCGCCTGGAAAAACGAGATGACGACCCGGCTGATGGTGCGGATGTAACGGCCCTATCAGCGGGGGCGGATGTAGCCTTGCAGCGTGACGTCCTCAAACAGGTACGTTGCCGTGACGGGCTGATCTCGGTAACGGGCGGGCACCCAGTCGACGTCTTTGAACGCCAGA comes from Fibrella aestuarina BUZ 2 and encodes:
- the tgt gene encoding tRNA guanosine(34) transglycosylase Tgt, with protein sequence MTFTIEQTDPQSQARTGTLTTDHGAIQTPIFMPVGTAGTVKAVHQRELETDINAHIILGNTYHLYLRPGLDVLRQAGGLHGFNGWQRPILTDSGGYQVYSLSNTRKIKEEGVTFKSHIDGSKHTFTPEGVMDIQRTIGADIMMAFDECTPYPCDYAYAKASMDMTHRWLDRCIRRFDETEGHYGYQQYLFPIVQGSTYPDLRRQSAETIASKERTGNAIGGLAVGEPAEDMYKTIDLVNEILPRDKPRYLMGVGTPANILEAIALGVDMFDCVMPTRNARHGLLFTTAGIINIKNEKWSRDFSPIDATLGGYASTFYSKAYLRHLFKADELLGGQIASLQNLTFYLWLVRQARAHIAAGDFVAWKNEMTTRLMVRM